From a region of the Rhodococcus sp. 4CII genome:
- a CDS encoding LysE family translocator codes for MIESTAALGVAAIALGMVLTPGPNMVYLVSRSITQGRTAGLVSLGGVAAGFLCYLAAAALGISAVFTAVPQAYTALKVAGACYLGWLAWQALRPGGTTPFAPSRTLPRDPSARLFLMGFTTNLLNPKIAVMYLALIPQFVHPGAAPVWVQSLLLGGIQIAVALTVNALIVCVAGTVATVLSGRPVWIRAQKVVMGSVLGGLAVHLALDRTRPAVV; via the coding sequence ATGATCGAATCGACGGCGGCACTCGGGGTGGCGGCAATCGCGCTCGGAATGGTTCTCACTCCGGGGCCCAACATGGTGTATCTGGTCTCGCGCAGCATCACTCAGGGCAGGACTGCCGGTCTGGTCTCGCTGGGTGGGGTCGCCGCCGGGTTCCTGTGCTATCTCGCGGCTGCGGCACTGGGCATTTCGGCGGTGTTCACCGCCGTCCCGCAGGCGTACACCGCGCTGAAGGTGGCCGGCGCGTGCTATCTGGGCTGGCTGGCATGGCAGGCGCTGCGCCCCGGTGGGACCACGCCGTTCGCGCCGTCCCGCACCCTGCCCCGGGATCCGTCCGCCCGGCTGTTCCTGATGGGTTTCACGACGAACCTGCTCAACCCGAAGATCGCGGTGATGTATCTGGCCCTGATCCCGCAATTCGTCCACCCCGGCGCCGCGCCCGTCTGGGTGCAGAGCCTGCTGCTGGGCGGCATCCAGATCGCCGTCGCGCTCACGGTGAACGCGCTGATCGTTTGTGTCGCAGGAACTGTGGCGACCGTCCTGTCGGGCCGCCCGGTGTGGATCCGCGCCCAGAAGGTCGTGATGGGAAGTGTCCTCGGCGGGCTCGCCGTCCACCTGGCACTCGACCGGACGCGCCCGGCGGTGGTCTGA